CGATACGGCGAACGCGACGGCCGAGCGGCTCGTGCGGGGCGTGGCGATGGTCGTCCCTGTGACGTCCAATATGGACAGTGTGTAGCCGTTTCAAGTGCTGTTGCCTGCGGACGGAACGGGGCTGCATTGCGATTCCAAAGCACAGGCGGAGCAGGTCCGGACGGTGGCTGTCGAGCGCATCGGCCGCCGTTGCGGACGGCTCGACGCAGACCGGATCCGCAAGCTGGCCACGGCTTTGCGGCTGGACCTCGGACTCTGAGCCGGGACCGGGTTCGCCGCGTACCCGGGGCAAGACGGGCTAATGACGCCGCCCGACGGCCGTGCAAATGACTTCGGGGACCACCCCTCGCTCGCGCGGGGACGACATCAGCCCTTTGGACGGGGTTCCCTTCCGGGCGGGACCACCCCCGCACACACGGGGACGACGAGGAGGTCGCCGGGATGCCGGGTCGCGGCGTCGGACCACCCCCGCACGCGCCGGGACGACGGTTTGTGCGCGCAGGTCGACCCGGACACCTGGGGACCACCCCCGCACGCGCGGGGACGACCGGCGGCGGATCGCGGACGCGTTCGCGGTGGGACCACCCCGCACGCGCGGGGACGACAAATGGGTCGGTGGTGCTGCCGTTGATGAGGTGGGACCACCCCCGCAGGCGCGGGGACGACTGACCTGCTGGGCGCGGGAGTGGCGGCGGAGGAGGACCACCCCCGCACGGGACCACCCCCGCACGCGCGGGGACGACGCGCAAGGACTTGCTCAGGAGCGGCTGGGACCACCCCCGCACGCGCGGGGACGACGGGAAGTTCGGCGGTCAGCCGGGTGAG
This Amycolatopsis sulphurea DNA region includes the following protein-coding sequences:
- a CDS encoding type II toxin-antitoxin system PemK/MazF family toxin, which codes for MLLPADGTGLHCDSKAQAEQVRTVAVERIGRRCGRLDADRIRKLATALRLDLGL